The following are from one region of the Rhodopirellula sp. P2 genome:
- a CDS encoding rhodanese-like domain-containing protein has protein sequence MSNDSTLPIEITVADLDAMRARGDNFVLLDVREASEYETARIEGSKLLPMSEIQQRLSELDEHQQDHIVVQCHHGGRSMQVTEFLRSKGFGKVQNLAGGIDQWSLQIDSSVPRY, from the coding sequence ATGTCAAACGATTCCACCCTTCCCATCGAAATCACGGTGGCCGATTTGGACGCGATGCGTGCTCGCGGCGACAACTTTGTGTTGCTGGATGTCCGTGAAGCGAGCGAGTATGAAACCGCTCGCATCGAGGGTTCCAAGCTGTTGCCGATGAGCGAAATCCAGCAGCGATTGTCTGAATTGGACGAGCATCAGCAGGACCACATCGTGGTGCAGTGTCATCACGGTGGTCGAAGCATGCAGGTGACCGAGTTCTTGCGTTCCAAGGGGTTCGGCAAGGTGCAGAACTTGGCGGGCGGAATTGACCAGTGGTCGTTGCAGATCGACTCTTCCGTTCCCCGGTATTGA
- a CDS encoding crotonobetainyl-CoA--carnitine CoA-transferase, translating to MSDLCLAPHSQQGRWSVVIRVVAAWAMIAGIVCVGLNHASAQSCGCGEPACGMEPACGCEAPLAFPALRAQMGVSCGCETQCSSAVEPVCGAEPVCGVEPFFASEPSCGSGVTCGCETAGCSSCRKADSGGFLGRHQVQKCNPIYQTLDLAACSVERVLEVGANLVCGPHRHRGCESGCQTCSHCESSMGGIGAHEMHSYGHHTVIEAPVVIDSHSRPYASNSTVTEVTPYVQHQPSVQAIPTPAPQLQRTPLTDGPKTTIRKSANGLPAIPKPVPTQSSPTRGSKERAGSLFDEMRNPFEDDSARVSRRRVNVRQTSFEGGEPESVRRISRPIRKAATQPSEADDFADYFRK from the coding sequence GTGTCTGATTTGTGCCTTGCACCCCATTCCCAGCAGGGGCGATGGAGTGTCGTCATCCGTGTCGTGGCAGCGTGGGCCATGATCGCTGGTATCGTTTGCGTCGGTTTGAATCACGCGTCGGCCCAGTCCTGTGGATGCGGTGAACCCGCCTGCGGAATGGAACCCGCCTGTGGCTGCGAAGCCCCGTTGGCGTTTCCCGCTCTTCGGGCTCAGATGGGCGTGTCCTGCGGTTGCGAAACCCAGTGTTCGTCTGCTGTGGAGCCGGTGTGTGGCGCGGAACCGGTGTGCGGTGTCGAGCCCTTCTTCGCCAGCGAACCGAGCTGCGGCTCGGGTGTGACCTGCGGATGCGAGACCGCTGGGTGTTCGAGTTGTCGAAAAGCCGACAGCGGAGGATTCCTGGGGCGTCACCAAGTCCAAAAGTGCAACCCGATCTATCAAACGTTGGATCTCGCGGCGTGCAGCGTGGAACGAGTTTTGGAGGTCGGGGCGAATCTGGTGTGCGGTCCTCATCGCCATCGTGGTTGTGAATCAGGATGCCAAACGTGCAGTCACTGTGAATCTTCCATGGGAGGAATCGGGGCTCACGAAATGCATTCCTATGGGCACCACACCGTGATCGAAGCACCCGTGGTGATCGATTCACATTCGCGGCCCTACGCCTCGAATTCGACGGTGACGGAGGTGACGCCATACGTGCAGCACCAACCCAGCGTGCAAGCGATTCCAACGCCCGCACCGCAACTGCAACGCACCCCTCTGACAGATGGGCCGAAAACAACCATCCGTAAGTCAGCCAATGGTTTGCCAGCGATTCCGAAGCCTGTGCCAACGCAGTCGTCGCCCACTCGCGGGTCCAAGGAACGCGCCGGATCGCTGTTTGATGAGATGCGGAATCCATTTGAGGACGATTCGGCCCGCGTCAGCCGGCGTCGTGTCAACGTTCGGCAGACTTCCTTCGAAGGTGGCGAGCCTGAATCGGTGCGTCGGATTTCCCGTCCGATCCGCAAAGCAGCAACGCAGCCATCGGAAGCCGATGACTTTGCTGATTACTTCCGGAAATAG
- a CDS encoding DUF1570 domain-containing protein: MDLFVVARRTVSIFLAVLVAWAVLFVWGGTVGSLAFADVITFEDGADESTKVERTIDAEILVEAADGGVLARCDAGRLWTIQPDKIVKRTEQPAGPPVNQEAMARRMLKELPAGFQVYRTVNYLILHQGNEAYARDCGVLFEQLHRGFFTYWKNQHVDLEEPRYPLVALVLANHDEFLKYAGQEIGDTAKSVIGYYHLESNRMTTFRVPNLERNIATIIHEATHQLAYNCGLQTRFADNPMWVSEGMAMFFESPDFSNPRGWRGIGRVNVVNLGRFRRYLPLRPEDSLVTLLSDDSRFRSASTAEDAYGESWALTYFLLKTQRKEFVAYLQKLSECKPLDERTPRERIEDFESSMGMGLDELDRKFLTYMRRVR; this comes from the coding sequence TTGGATTTGTTTGTTGTGGCAAGACGCACCGTTTCAATCTTCTTAGCCGTGCTGGTTGCTTGGGCCGTGCTATTTGTTTGGGGAGGTACCGTCGGTTCGCTCGCGTTCGCGGATGTCATTACCTTTGAAGATGGGGCGGACGAGTCGACCAAGGTCGAGCGAACGATTGACGCTGAAATTTTGGTGGAGGCTGCTGACGGTGGGGTTCTGGCTCGCTGCGATGCCGGTCGGTTGTGGACGATCCAACCGGATAAGATTGTCAAGCGAACCGAGCAACCCGCTGGTCCACCTGTCAATCAGGAAGCCATGGCCCGGCGGATGCTGAAGGAATTGCCCGCGGGGTTTCAGGTTTACCGAACGGTGAACTACTTGATTCTTCATCAGGGCAACGAAGCCTACGCCCGAGATTGCGGCGTTCTGTTTGAGCAACTGCACCGAGGCTTCTTCACTTACTGGAAAAACCAGCACGTTGATCTGGAAGAGCCTCGGTATCCCCTGGTGGCTTTGGTGTTGGCCAACCACGACGAATTTCTGAAGTACGCCGGTCAGGAAATTGGTGACACGGCGAAAAGCGTCATCGGTTACTACCACTTGGAAAGCAACCGGATGACAACGTTTCGGGTGCCCAATCTTGAACGCAACATCGCGACCATCATTCATGAGGCGACTCATCAGTTGGCTTACAACTGTGGTCTGCAAACTCGGTTCGCCGACAATCCGATGTGGGTCAGCGAAGGGATGGCGATGTTCTTCGAGTCGCCCGACTTCAGCAACCCTCGGGGATGGCGAGGGATTGGCCGAGTCAACGTGGTCAACTTGGGGCGCTTTCGACGCTACCTCCCGTTGCGACCCGAGGATTCCCTGGTGACGCTGTTGTCCGACGATTCGCGTTTCCGTTCCGCGTCGACTGCGGAAGACGCCTATGGAGAGTCGTGGGCGCTGACCTATTTTCTGTTGAAGACGCAGCGCAAAGAGTTTGTGGCTTACCTGCAAAAGCTCAGCGAGTGCAAGCCGCTCGACGAACGTACGCCACGGGAACGAATCGAGGACTTTGAGAGTTCCATGGGCATGGGGTTGGACGAACTCGATCGCAAATTCCTGACTTACATGCGGCGTGTTCGTTAA
- a CDS encoding DUF1559 domain-containing protein — protein sequence MRLIRSLRSPHQPHAFTLVELLVVIAIIGILVALLLPAVQSAREAARRMSCGNNMKQIGLGLHNYHAAFSQLPIHGVGPTDENDNTAARGSANDGSGFTRMELTFLVGLLPFVEQQSIWSMVSNPLHEADGDIWPPFGPRPWTIQYPPWATEIPTFRCPSDPGYGLPGLGRTNYAACSGDGFYEAEHGVTVWNSSANRWEHNESLAMQRARCGLRGAFVPRKAMRFRDFTDGLSNTIAVGEIATGLGDRDNRTIGFTNAKGGFFQIANNPKRCFDLGFVDPERPNFWTDAANVYAPISQRGLRWADFHTLQSQFNTILGPNSELCLVGHSDTYGIAPPSSYHVGGVHVAMSDGAVKFITDSIEAGNSRVACVYCKALSGQTNSVTPAGSESPYGLWGALGTRASRETINGDF from the coding sequence ATGCGTCTCATTCGTTCGCTTCGCAGCCCACACCAGCCGCACGCGTTCACCCTGGTGGAGTTGCTGGTGGTGATCGCCATCATTGGCATCTTGGTCGCCCTGCTATTGCCAGCCGTCCAATCCGCTCGTGAAGCGGCGCGGCGAATGAGTTGTGGCAACAACATGAAACAGATTGGGTTGGGGCTGCACAACTACCACGCCGCGTTCAGCCAGTTGCCCATCCATGGTGTCGGTCCCACGGATGAAAACGACAACACCGCGGCCCGCGGCAGCGCCAATGATGGATCAGGCTTCACACGCATGGAACTGACCTTCTTGGTCGGCCTGCTGCCTTTTGTGGAACAGCAATCCATTTGGTCCATGGTCAGCAACCCCTTGCACGAAGCGGATGGCGACATCTGGCCTCCCTTTGGCCCGCGACCTTGGACGATCCAGTACCCGCCATGGGCGACTGAGATCCCTACCTTCCGCTGCCCAAGTGACCCTGGTTACGGACTGCCTGGACTCGGCCGCACCAACTACGCGGCTTGCTCGGGGGATGGATTTTACGAAGCCGAACATGGTGTGACCGTTTGGAACTCCAGTGCGAACCGCTGGGAGCACAACGAATCGCTGGCGATGCAACGAGCCCGCTGTGGACTTCGCGGCGCCTTCGTGCCTCGCAAGGCAATGCGGTTTCGCGATTTCACCGATGGACTGAGCAACACAATTGCGGTTGGCGAAATCGCGACGGGGCTCGGCGACCGAGACAACCGAACGATTGGGTTCACCAACGCGAAAGGCGGGTTCTTTCAAATTGCGAACAATCCCAAACGATGCTTCGACCTTGGATTCGTTGATCCTGAGCGCCCCAATTTCTGGACCGACGCCGCAAACGTCTATGCCCCCATCTCCCAGCGTGGATTGCGATGGGCCGACTTTCACACGCTTCAATCTCAATTCAACACCATCTTGGGCCCCAATTCAGAACTCTGCCTGGTGGGCCACTCCGATACCTATGGCATTGCTCCGCCGAGCAGCTATCACGTCGGCGGGGTGCATGTTGCGATGTCCGATGGTGCGGTCAAGTTCATCACGGACTCGATCGAGGCGGGCAACTCACGTGTCGCTTGCGTGTACTGCAAAGCCCTTTCAGGGCAAACCAACAGCGTCACGCCGGCGGGATCAGAAAGCCCTTACGGATTGTGGGGAGCACTGGGCACACGTGCGTCTCGCGAGACCATCAACGGCGATTTCTAA
- a CDS encoding Dabb family protein gives MRLLSGLGLCLAVAAIMQLSATGAEKEAPKKLLRHVVMFGFKETSSAAEVQVVVDAFRNLPNEIPEISGFEFGTNNSPEGLNDGLTHCFLVTFESEADREAYLPHPAHKAFVEVLKPHLEKVVVIDYWADK, from the coding sequence ATGCGTTTGTTGTCAGGTTTAGGACTTTGTTTGGCTGTCGCCGCGATCATGCAGTTGTCAGCCACGGGAGCTGAAAAGGAAGCGCCCAAGAAACTGCTGCGGCATGTCGTGATGTTTGGATTCAAAGAAACCAGCTCGGCAGCGGAGGTGCAGGTTGTCGTGGACGCCTTCCGAAACTTGCCAAACGAAATTCCCGAGATCTCGGGCTTCGAGTTCGGGACGAACAACTCGCCCGAAGGACTCAACGATGGCCTGACGCATTGCTTCCTGGTGACTTTCGAAAGCGAAGCCGACCGCGAAGCCTATCTGCCTCACCCAGCCCACAAGGCATTTGTGGAAGTCCTCAAGCCACACCTCGAAAAAGTGGTCGTGATCGACTACTGGGCCGATAAGTAG